One Phaseolus vulgaris cultivar G19833 chromosome 4, P. vulgaris v2.0, whole genome shotgun sequence DNA window includes the following coding sequences:
- the LOC137838734 gene encoding uncharacterized protein: protein MGKGFTVVVGQHVKSSVKCVVANVYSPCALNAKKTLWEELSNVKAASQESIWCCCGDFNAVRSRSERKGVRGRNDQAREIFGFNSFIEYMSLLDLPLVGKNYTWFRPDGTAKSRIDRGLVMEEWLLKWPMCKQYVLRREVSNHCALVIKSVEKDWGPKPFRSIEAWFLERGFNIMVKDKWKSFSVQGNKIVKFKKKMKLLKSDLKVWNREVFGNLHTTKRRIL from the coding sequence ATGGGGAAAGGTTTTACTGTGGTCGTTGGTCAACATGTAAAATCGTCCGTTAAGTGTGTTGTGGCCAACGTTTACTCTCCCTGTGCACTGAATGCAAAGAAGACTCTATGGGAGGAGCTCTCTAATGTTAAAGCGGCGTCACAAGAATCAATCTGGTGTTGTTGTGGTGACTTCAATGCTGTGAGAAGCAGATCTGAGAGGAAAGGAGTCAGGGGTAGGAATGATCAGGCAAGAGAGATATTCGGTTTTAACAGCTTCATTGAATACATGTCCTTGTTAGACTTACCTTTGGTTGGCAAGAATTATACGTGGTTTAGACCGGATGGAACAGCTAAAAGTAGAATTGATAGAGGGCTAGTCATGGAAGAATGGCTTTTGAAGTGGCCCATGTGCAAACAGTATGTTCTTCGAAGGGAAGTATCTAATCATTGTGCTTTGGTGATAAAATCTGTGGAGAAGGATTGGGGTCCTAAACCCTTTAGATCGATTGAGGCTTGGTTTCTGGAGAGGGGGTTTAACATCATGGTTAAGGATAAATGGAAATCCTTCTCAGTCCAGGGGAACaaaatagttaaatttaaaaagaaaatgaaactcCTCAAGTCAGATCTAAAAGTGTGGAACAGAGAGGTGTTCGGTAACCTTCATACTACTAAGAGGAGGATTCTATAG